The Deinococcus hopiensis KR-140 sequence ACTGGTCCAAGCTGTCCTTGCGCAGCTCCTTGCGCTTGGCCTTCATGATGTTGGGCAGCGTAGGGTAGCGCGGCTCGTTCAGGCCCTGCTGGGTGGTCACAACCGCGGGCAGCGCGGCGCGGAAGCTCTCATTGCCGTCGTCCACATCGTGCCGCCCCGTCAACGCGTCGCCAACGAGCTTGAGCTCGTTGGTCCAGGTAAGCTGCGCCCAGCCCAGGCGTTCTGCGGTGGCCGCGCCCAGCGCCTGGCTGTCCCAGTCGGCCTCCTGCCCACCCACCAGCACCAGGCCCACGCTTTCGGCCTGCGCCACCTGCGCCACGACGCGGCTCAGCGCGATGGGGTCCAGCGCCTCGTCGGTTTCCACGTGAATGGCGCGGTCTACGCCCATCGCCAGGGCGGTACGCAGGGCGTCCTCCACGCGCTTGGGACCGACCGCCAGAGCCAGGACTTCCTCGACGGCTGCTCCGCCCTCGCGCAGACGCAGGGCCTCCTCCACACCGTACTCGTCCATGCCGTCGATCACCAGCGTCGAGCCTTCGAGGTCCACCCGCTGCGCGCTGATCTTGACGCGCGCCTCCGCGTCGGGCACCTGCCGAACCAGGGTCAGAATCTTCATAGGTCCTCCCAGCATACGTGAGGGTTTCGCTTGCGCGCCGCGCGTCCAGATCCACGTCTGGTGCCCTTTTCCTCACGCAGCACAGCAAATTAGACTGAGTTCAAGTTTAGCAGATGAGGCGAGAAGTGGCGAGTGGGCGTCCTACCTTCCCGGCCATTTCTCACTGCTGTGATCCTTTATGAGGCGGTGCCTGCAGGCGTTTCTCGCCACTCCGGTCTGGCATTTCCGGGAGGCCAACGCCTTTTTCACGTGCACCGTGATGTGCTGACGCTTCCCTTTCCGGTTCATAAAGCTGCCGTGAATCTCATAAAGCTAATGGCTCATCTTGGTGAGTCACGCTACGAATCGATATGAAGAAGCTTCTTGCCATGACCATCAGCGCGGCCTTCGCCACTGCAGGCGCGCAAACCCTGACCAGCACGGGCCTCAACGGCGTGGAGCTGGGCCTGACTGCCGGTTATGCCAATGGTCTGAGCGGTGAGGCGTTTGTCCACGCGCCCAACGTTGTGGGCCCGTTCGGTATTAAGGCGGGCGTGAGCTTTACGCGGGCGGCCGACGCAATCAACGACAACAGCCCTCTGCTGCCCGGCATTTCTAACCCCAACGACCCCAATCAAACCTTTGGGGCGGCCAAATCCAGAGGTGAGGTCACCGAGTCTGGCAGCCACACCATTGCCAGCCTGGACGGCACCTACGGCTTCGGTGAGCTGACGCCGGGCGTAGACGCCACTGTTTACGCCGGGGCGCGTTACGGCATGTTCCGCTCCGTGGAGAACTACGGATCCAACGGCACCCTCGGCTACAGCAGTTCTTCGTTTGGTGTCGGTGGTGGCCTTATGGTGAGCTACGCCCTGACCGGCAACCTCAGCCTGGTGGGCGACCTGGGTGTCGACCAGTTCTTCAACTCGACGATCAACACGACCACCACCGCTCCCGATGGCTCCGCGAGCAGCGATTCCTTCGCCACCAACGAGGCAGGCTATGCGGACATCAGCAACCGTTTCGTCCGCCCCGGCACTGTCTTCAAGGCGCGCATCGGCGTCAAAACCACCTTCTAAAGCGTCCGTGCCCGCTCGGCCCTCACTCCTCCGGGGTGGGGGCCTTTTCTCTGGACGCGAGCAGGGCCTGAAGCTGCGCAAAGGCGGCCACCGCCCGGGGAAAGCCGAGATACGGAATGCACAGCAGCAGCGTCTCGCGCACCTCCTCCTCGCTGGCCCCGGCCCGCAGCGCGCCGCGCAGGTGGGTGCGGAGCTCGTCGGGACTGCCCAGCGACGCGAGCAGCGCACAGGCAACGAGCTCCTTGGTGCGCAGGTCCAGGCCAGGGCGCTCATACACCGTGCCGTATGCAAAGTCGCGCACATAGGCCATCAGGTCTGGGTCCAGGGCCGAGAGACGCTCCAGAATGCGTTCCTCCTGGGTACCGAAAATCTGCTGGCGGACCGAAGCGTCTGTGGGCGTCATGGCCGCAAGCGTAGCAAGGCCCGTGCCCACGGAAAGCACGGACCACTGCCGGAAAGCTCCGGGATTATTTTTTCAAGACCTTGAGCACGGCGGGCGTCAGGTCCGTGGCCGAGCTGTTGGCGTAGACGACGAGCTTGCTCTGCGCCGCCACCCGGCGGGCAAGCACGACGCTGAAGCCGTTGCTCTTCGCAGCGCTGGCGACGGCAGCGTTGATCTTGCCGGACAGGGGCCTGAACTCAGCGGCGAGGCGCTGCTGATACCCCTTCTGGGCGTTCACGTAGGCCTGCTGCGCCTTGGCAAGGGCCTGCTTATCGGCGGCACTGCGCGATTTGCTCGCCTTGGCGGCCAGCTTCTGGAGGTTGTCCTGCTTGGCCTTGAGGTCCTTGTCGCTGCTCTGGCTGAGCTTCAGGTAGGTGGCGCTGCCCGGCAACTTCGCCACCACCTGCTGCACGTCCACGAAGCCCACGCGACTCTTGCGTTGCTGTGCGTGCGGTGCGGTCAGCAGCAGGGCAAGGGGCAGGATCAGGGCGGCGGGGCCCAGGGGGGACCGTCGAAATACTCGCTTCATGGGGCTCCTCTCTTCCCTGCCCAGGTGGGGAGCGGCAGGGTCAAGGCAAAACCCCCGCGCGCGGCGGGGGCCGGCTTGGGGGTGTCCAGACGGGGCTTACTTGACGGCCTTGAGCACGGCGTCGGTCATATTCGTGCTGTCCTCGGCGTATACAACCAGACCCTGGGCTGCCACGCCGCTGTCCATCACGATGCTGACGCCGTTTTGCTTGGCGACCGAGCCGATGGCGCTGTTGGCGGCCTGTTCCGCGGCCGTGATCTTGGGCTGCAGCGCTGCGATCTGGGCGTCATACGCCTTGGCCTTGGCCTGAATGGTCGTCACGAGCTGCGTGCGCTTGTCCTTGTCTGCGGCGGTGGCCTGGGCTCCCTTGGCGTCAATGGCCTTGATCTGCTTGTCGAGGTCGCCGAGTTCGGTGTCGGCCTTCTTCTGGATGTCGGCCAGTTCCTTGCCGGCGGCCTGGGCAGACAGCACAGCCTGCACGTTTACGAACCCGATTTTCTGAGGGGCGGTCTGGGCGTGGGGCGCGAGTGTGCCCAGGCCGAAGGCGGCCATGATGGCCACGGGAGCGAGGGCTTTGGCGTTCATCTTCATGGCAGGCACGCTAGCACGCACTTTTCTGAGCCGAATGAACCCCTCTGTAGCTTTCTCACACCTGGGATCAGGCGAGCATCATCTGTGCCTGCGCTGGAGGCTCAGGGTAAGCTACGGCCATGCTCGTCAGCGACTGGATGACCCAGGACCCCATGACCGTCACGCCGGACACATCCGTGATGGAGGCCCTCAAGATCCTCAAGGAACGGGGCTTTCGCCGCCTGCCGGTGGTCGAGGGGGGGCGCCTGATCGGCATCACCACCCGTAAAGATCTCAAGGACGCCATGCCCAGCAAGGCGACCACCCTGAGCGTCTGGGAACTGAACTACCTGCTCAGCAAGCTGACGGTCAGCGAGATGATGGCCCGGCCCGTGATTACCGCCGCCGAGGGCGAGTACATGGAAGACGCGGCGCTGCGGATGCAGGAGCATGGCGTGGGCGGCCTACCAGTGCTGAACGACGCCGGGCGCATGACCGGCATCATCACCATTACCGACGTGTTGCGCGCCTTTATCGACATCATGGGCCTCCGCGAAGGTGGCACCCGCCTGACCCTGGACATGCCTGACCTGCCCGGCAGTCTGGCCCGCGCCGCCAGCGCCGCACAGCCCAGCAACATCATTAGCGTGGCGACCTACGGCCACACCACCCGGGAAGGCCAGCCCCGGCGCCGCTTTGTGATGCGCGTGACTGGCGAGGGTGCCCGGGACGCCCGCAGGCGTGTGCAGGAGACGGGCATTGACGTGGGTGACTGAGAAAGACGGGCCCAACCCTCTCCCTGCCTTCTGAGCGAGCGGCCTTGGCGATGACCGGGCAGAGGCGCGGCCCTGTGCGCAGCGCACTCGGCCCCTTACAGGCTCAGCTGCACGATCAGGCGCTCCAACGCGTGGCCCGGGTCTAGGCCACGTTTCATGGCGAGGTCCGCTTCCAGGATGCGCTCCAGGTGAGCGCGAATCCTGGCCTCACTGAGGCGGCGGGCCACCTCCAGTGCCTTTTTGGCGGGGTAGGGCTTGATGCCCAGGCGCTGGGCGGCGGCGGCCTCCGTCACGCGGCCACCGCCGGTCTCCGCTGCGTCTTTCAGGAGTGCGACGCAGCGCGCCACCAGGCCGTACTGCCACACCACCGCGCCCATCAGGCGGAAGGGGTCTTCCCCGGAGGCCAGCAGCCGCCGCAGCTGGGTTACCGCCTCGCCCGGATGACCCGTGGTCGCCGCGCCCAGCATGGCGAAGGAGTCGCCCGGCGGCTCACGGCCCACCACCCGCCTCACGAGGTCTGGCGTCAGGGGTGGGTCCAGCAGGGCGAGCTTGTTCAGCTCGCCGGCGATCCCGGTGAGGTCCGCTCCAAACACTTCCGCAAGGTACCCCGCCGATTCACGGTCCAGCTTGAG is a genomic window containing:
- a CDS encoding electron transfer flavoprotein subunit beta/FixA family protein, producing the protein MKILTLVRQVPDAEARVKISAQRVDLEGSTLVIDGMDEYGVEEALRLREGGAAVEEVLALAVGPKRVEDALRTALAMGVDRAIHVETDEALDPIALSRVVAQVAQAESVGLVLVGGQEADWDSQALGAATAERLGWAQLTWTNELKLVGDALTGRHDVDDGNESFRAALPAVVTTQQGLNEPRYPTLPNIMKAKRKELRKDSLDQYGARPTVRVVNSEIQTRARLNKMIDGKDPQAAAAELLSLLRNEAKVLA
- a CDS encoding carboxymuconolactone decarboxylase family protein, yielding MTPTDASVRQQIFGTQEERILERLSALDPDLMAYVRDFAYGTVYERPGLDLRTKELVACALLASLGSPDELRTHLRGALRAGASEEEVRETLLLCIPYLGFPRAVAAFAQLQALLASREKAPTPEE
- a CDS encoding OmpH family outer membrane protein, encoding MKRVFRRSPLGPAALILPLALLLTAPHAQQRKSRVGFVDVQQVVAKLPGSATYLKLSQSSDKDLKAKQDNLQKLAAKASKSRSAADKQALAKAQQAYVNAQKGYQQRLAAEFRPLSGKINAAVASAAKSNGFSVVLARRVAAQSKLVVYANSSATDLTPAVLKVLKK
- a CDS encoding OmpH family outer membrane protein, encoding MKMNAKALAPVAIMAAFGLGTLAPHAQTAPQKIGFVNVQAVLSAQAAGKELADIQKKADTELGDLDKQIKAIDAKGAQATAADKDKRTQLVTTIQAKAKAYDAQIAALQPKITAAEQAANSAIGSVAKQNGVSIVMDSGVAAQGLVVYAEDSTNMTDAVLKAVK
- a CDS encoding CBS and ACT domain-containing protein: MLVSDWMTQDPMTVTPDTSVMEALKILKERGFRRLPVVEGGRLIGITTRKDLKDAMPSKATTLSVWELNYLLSKLTVSEMMARPVITAAEGEYMEDAALRMQEHGVGGLPVLNDAGRMTGIITITDVLRAFIDIMGLREGGTRLTLDMPDLPGSLARAASAAQPSNIISVATYGHTTREGQPRRRFVMRVTGEGARDARRRVQETGIDVGD
- the holA gene encoding DNA polymerase III subunit delta → MPLIAFSGNRFLAEETLRDVLNARGLQVRDLPRLAGEEVTAANLEPLLMPSLFGDGGVVVDFAGVKPDKALLELLASAPVTVAVLDEAAPAGRVKLYEARGEHRPAPAPQKAGEVAGWVTGRGRQMGLKLDRESAGYLAEVFGADLTGIAGELNKLALLDPPLTPDLVRRVVGREPPGDSFAMLGAATTGHPGEAVTQLRRLLASGEDPFRLMGAVVWQYGLVARCVALLKDAAETGGGRVTEAAAAQRLGIKPYPAKKALEVARRLSEARIRAHLERILEADLAMKRGLDPGHALERLIVQLSL